Proteins from one Anopheles nili chromosome 2, idAnoNiliSN_F5_01, whole genome shotgun sequence genomic window:
- the LOC128722119 gene encoding uncharacterized protein LOC128722119, producing MYCLCRSSKTITVRIVLLDETDFLHELQDDLPGQALLDVVFARLNLIETAYFGIRYIDQDNQTHWLDPGARLSRQLKAGKLPYDLYFGVKFYACDPCKLVEEITRYQLYLQVKQDILQGRLPVSFELAAELGAYVVQAELGNYDPRKHPPGYVSEFRLLNNQTKEIESRIHELHIQLEGMAPSQAEFNYLDKVKWHDMYGVDLHPVLGEDSVEYFLGLTPGGIVVLRNKTTVAHYYWPRIAKVYYKGRYFMLRVCDKNNEVSTYGFETPKKSACKHLWKCCVEHHSFFRLVRVAPMQATGTLGSKYSSRSDRHTGKDLHTQQRVPPVFTRTPSRRQPRRVLNDPPVEDKMFDAPKYIQQEIKSVSIPQPAQSFESPYRSTCSIPAALSGGAPSSGTTRSQGPAAPDSPRSTRSAPWMRSQQRGLFGINSSPKSVRSVSTRMSAPANNSRMRSSSVESHSSSESRSGRRRRHRSRRVSDNESEMSRGSGRSGRSHGSHRKHRRHRSKNRRNRSDTESRDRSYSGHRRSADSIELVDSGEQWLEVQRKQHSDAVPKAAVIKSSQVMKGSHPDAGIVQHHQRSRRHRKHRSPSDKIWSSELTKHLQFGLVDTTGMTEDQLREIPYTVVETNHAAKKPTTLKVHKTSHQSAGALGHHQHHLPHQHQLGQAHQHLHHQASNNRIDRIREYPKDGAGVLPEHALNGGSIRSASTISSSRDYDRSSGLIRMMSSMSMGDFISPTSSSLSPLDGSAGLRVSHEHTDSGLGADQDYAYSSERSSDSAKYGTNKSSGASVTSGHTKSSSSNNVKPHHHTVSSRKPPLCPGRPGPTNPITQQPQPQQQLQQQPQQQQQPLPLSKYSSVPGVHSANGSNSRLINTNNTHYQNNHYTFSLTRTPHQHQHRQQQHQQSRHNLTNNLGGRVQPPGVGSIGSGLGSSTYLDAVATLSSSAAPYHCYFDGAGFRSSGNGLPAVTGSASRGTKSDIGVPIRPKRHYHHQHQQQQHQHQHQHQQQARQQLTSVHNYGRPGDRKQRHAMVASPSFNKSIDYLENYKTGVERLHQGSIAHNNNGPEVFAGLLGIGAGPTAAGSQNALNNNTQQWVAQGEGSLACFDTNRNQDGSCVEDTGVTVATPTSGRGRPDAGSPRSSAGVPGDNGNAPSEPGSGPLGSQDSPARTGDSVALGKRPAYGSGSVWFGAGKNSNHRSSSLELILTPIIQSRR from the exons GACGATCTGCCCGGTCAGGCCCTGCTGGATGTGGTGTTCGCTCGGCTCAACCTGATAGAGACGGCGTACTTCGGCATCCGGTACATCGATCAGGACAATCAGACG CACTGGCTTGATCCTGGAGCGCGCCTATCTCGGCAGCTGAAGGCGGGTAAGCTGCCGTACGACCTGTACTTTGGCGTCAAATTCTACGCGTGTGACCCGTGCAAGCTGGTCGAGGAAATCACGAG GTACCAGCTGTACTTGCAGGTCAAGCAGGACATCCTCCAGGGCCGGCTGCCCGTATCCTTCGAGCTGGCGGCCGAACTGGGAGCGTACGTCGTGCAGG CCGAGCTGGGAAACTACGACCCCCGGAAGCATCCGCCCGGGTACGTGTCGGAGTTCCGGCTGCTCAACAACCAAACGAAGGAGATCGAAAGCCGCATCCATGAGCTGCACATCCAGCTGGAAGGGATGGCCCCATCGCAGGCCGAGTTCAACTATCTGGACAAGGTCAAGTGGCATGACATGTACGGTGTCGATCTTCACCCGGTGCTG GGTGAAGACAGCGTGGAGTACTTTCTCGGACTGACACCAGGTGGCATCGTGGTGCTGCGGAACAAAACCACCGTCGCGCACTACTACTGGCCGCGGATAGCGAAGGTTTACTACAAGGGCCGGTACTTTATGCTTCGCGTCTGTGATAAAAAC AACGAAGTGAGCACGTACGGTTTTGAGACACCAAAAAAGAGCGCCTGCAAGCATCTGTGGAAGTGCTGCGTTGAGCATCATTCGTTCTTCCGGTTGGTCCGGGTGGCACCGATGCAGGCCACTGGCACGCTGGGCAGCAAGTACAG CTCCCGGTCGGATCGTCACACCGGTAAGGATCTACACACACAGCAACGTGTTCCACCGGTCTTTACCAGGACACCTTCGAGGAGACAACCGAGACGTGTGCTGAACGATCCACCAGTAGAGGACAAAATGTTCGACGCCCCGAAGTACATCCAGCAGGAGATCAAGTCCGTGTCCATACCTCAACCGGCCCAGTC CTTTGAGAGTCCTTACCGTTCAACATGCAGCATCCCGGCAGCATTGAGCGGTggagcgccctctagcggtaCGACCCGCTCACAAGGTCCTGCAGCTCCAGACTCGCCTCGCAGCACCCGTAGCGCACCCTGGATGCGATCCCAACAACGTGGTCTGTTCGGCATCAACTCAAGCCCCAAATCCGTACGCTCGGTGTCAACGCGCATGAGCGCGCCAGCCAACAACAGCCGGATGCGGTCCAGCTCGGTCGAAAGCCACTCGTCAAGTGAATCCCGTTCAGGACGACGTCGCCGGCATCGAAGTCGCCGCGTGTCAGACAACGAGAGCGAGATGAGCCGTGGATCGGGACGGTCCGGTCGATCACACGGTTCACACCGGAAACACCGGCGCCACCGTTCGAAGAACCGGCGCAATCGATCCGACACGGAAAGTCGCGATAGAAGCTACTCCGGACATCGCCGATCCGCGGACTCGATCGAGCTTGTTGACTCCGGTGAGCAGTGGCTCGAGGTGCAGCGTAAGCAACACTCCGATGCCGTCCCGAAAGCGGCCGTCATCAAGAGCAGCCAGGTGATGAAGGGTTCCCATCCGGACGCTGGCATTGTGCAGCATCACCAGCGTAGCCGACGCCACCGTAAGCACCGTTCGCCCTCGGACAAGATCTGGTCGAGTGAGCTGACTAAACACCTGCAGTTCGGGTTGGTCGATACGACCGGCATGACGGAGGATCAGCTGCGCGAGATCCCGTACACGGTTGTCGAGACGAACCACGCCGCGAAGAAACCGACCACGCTGAAGGTGCACAAGACTAGTCATCAGTCGGCGGGCGCGCTTGGGcaccatcaacatcatctGCCGCATCAGCACCAGCTCGGGCAGGCGCATCAACACCTTCACCATCAGGCGAGTAACAACCGCATCGATCGGATACGGGAGTACCCGAAGGATGGTGCCGGTGTCCTACCGGAACATGCGCTTAATGGTGGCTCGATCCGGTCGGCCAGTACGATCAGCTCTTCGCGGGACTATGATCGGAGTTCGGGACTTATCAG GATGATGTCGAGCATGAGCATGGGTGACTTTATCTCACCGACCAGCTCGAGTCTTAGCCCGCTGGATGGTTCTGCGGGCTTGCGAGTGTCCCACGAGCACACCGATTCTGGGTTGGGCGCCGACCAGGACTACGCGTACTCCTCGGAAAG GTCCAGCGATAGCGCGAAATACGGCACAAACAAGTCGTCCGGAGCGTCAGTGACATCCGGCCACACGAAGTCATCCTCATCGAACAACGTGAAGCCGCATCATCACACTGTGAGTAGTCGGAAACCTCCACTCTGTCCGGGGCGACCCGGACCCACGAACCCTATCACTCAGCAGCCACAGCCccagcaacagctgcagcagcaaccccagcagcagcaacaaccgctgCCGCTGAGCAAATACTCCTCGGTACCTGGTGTACATAGCGCCAACGGCAGTAACAGTCGCTTGATTAATACTAATAACACGCACTACCAAAACAACCACTACACGTTTAGTCTAACCCGAACCCCtcaccagcatcagcatcgccagcagcagcatcagcagtcTCGGCACAACCTCACTAACAACCTTGGCGGTCGCGTTCAACCGCCCGGTGTCGGTAGCATAGGCAGTGGGTTGGGTTCTAGCACGTACCTGGACGCGGTCGCGACCCTATCGTCGTCAGCCGCGCCCTATCACTGCTACTTCGACGGTGCGGGTTTCCGGTCATCCGGAAATGGACTTCCCGCTGTCACGGGATCCGCTTCCCGAGGCACAAAGTCCGACATCGGTGTACCGATCCGCCCGAAGCGACActatcatcatcagcaccagcagcagcagcatcagcatcagcatcaacatcagcaacaggcACGCCAGCAGCTGACGAGCGTGCACAATTACGGTCGGCCGGGTGACCGGAAGCAGCGCCACGCAATGGTGGCCTCTCCATCGTTCAACAAGTCGATCGATTACCTGGAGAACTACAAGACTGGCGTCGAGCGGCTGCACCAGGGCAGCATCgcgcacaacaacaacggacCGGAGGTGTTCGCCGGGCTGCTCGGGATTGGTGCCGGTCCCACGGCCGCTGGCAGCCAGAACGctctcaacaacaacacccaGCAGTGGGTAGCCCAGGGTGAGGGCTCGCTGGCGTGTTTCGATACCAATCGCAATCAGGATGGGTCTTGTGTGGAGGATACTGGCGTCACGGTGGCCACGCCAACGTCCGGTCGCGGTCGTCCTGACGCGGGCAGC CCAAGATCGTCCGCGGGCGTTCCCGGCGACAACGGCAACGCGCCATCGGAGCCCGGAAGTGGGCCGCTCGGCTCGCAGGACAGCCCGGCCAGGACGGGTGACTCGGTGGCGCTGGGCAAGCGGCCTGCGTACGGGTCCGGCTCGGTCTGGTTTGGGGCCGGTAAGAACAGCAACCATCGATCGTCCAGCTTAGAGCTGATACTAACACCTATCATACAGAGCCGACGGTAA